A genomic region of Polyangiaceae bacterium contains the following coding sequences:
- a CDS encoding 50S ribosome-binding GTPase: MDDINFGDTVKKAVEQAMHERGHANVLIAGRTGVGKSTLINSVFQGHFAATGHGRPVTESTREINKSGIPLTIFDTRGLEMAEFEKTLTQLREFVATRRQDHDPRKHIHVAWVCVAEDLRRVEEAETRLVDMLADFMPVLAIVTKARADNGFRAEVQRLLPRAGNVVRVRSIPEELDDGHKLAPMGLIDLVQATVDLVPEGQRCAFVAAQKADLELKRKKSHLIMGTAVSAAMGVGAAPIPFADAALLVPIQIGMIASITATYGLDFSEGFLSAVVASAIGGAAATLTGRAIVGGLLKLIPGAGSIAGGAVAAATAGAMTTALGTAYIAALDALFAKHKGEPPSVDEVLAAVASLRK, translated from the coding sequence ATGGACGACATCAACTTCGGCGACACCGTCAAAAAAGCCGTCGAACAAGCCATGCACGAACGCGGCCACGCGAACGTGCTCATCGCAGGTCGCACCGGCGTCGGCAAAAGCACGCTCATCAATAGCGTCTTCCAAGGCCACTTCGCCGCCACCGGCCACGGAAGACCCGTGACCGAATCGACCCGCGAAATCAATAAATCCGGAATTCCACTCACCATCTTCGATACCCGAGGGCTCGAAATGGCGGAATTCGAGAAAACCCTGACGCAACTACGCGAATTCGTCGCAACGCGCCGCCAAGATCACGATCCGCGCAAGCATATCCATGTCGCGTGGGTGTGCGTCGCCGAAGACCTCCGGCGCGTGGAAGAAGCCGAAACAAGACTCGTCGATATGCTCGCCGACTTCATGCCCGTGCTCGCCATCGTCACGAAAGCCCGCGCAGACAATGGATTTCGAGCTGAAGTGCAGCGCCTCTTGCCGCGCGCCGGGAATGTCGTTCGCGTGCGTTCGATTCCCGAAGAATTGGACGATGGTCACAAACTCGCCCCCATGGGCCTCATCGACTTGGTCCAAGCGACGGTGGACCTCGTCCCGGAGGGGCAAAGATGTGCTTTCGTCGCCGCGCAAAAAGCTGATTTAGAGCTCAAGAGAAAAAAAAGTCATTTGATCATGGGTACGGCCGTTTCCGCCGCCATGGGCGTCGGGGCCGCGCCGATTCCATTTGCAGATGCGGCGCTGCTCGTGCCCATTCAAATCGGAATGATCGCCAGCATCACCGCAACGTATGGATTGGACTTTTCCGAAGGTTTTTTGAGCGCCGTCGTGGCATCGGCCATTGGCGGTGCAGCCGCGACGCTCACCGGACGCGCCATCGTCGGCGGCCTTTTGAAGCTCATTCCGGGAGCAGGATCCATTGCTGGAGGCGCAGTCGCAGCCGCAACGGCTGGCGCAATGACGACGGCGCTCGGCACGGCTTACATCGCGGCGCTCGATGCATTGTTTGCCAAACACAAAGGTGAACCGCCGTCGGTCGACGAAGTGCTCGCCGCCGTTGCTTCATTGCGAAAGTAG